From Candidatus Deferrimicrobiaceae bacterium, the proteins below share one genomic window:
- the gspD gene encoding type II secretion system secretin GspD — translation PPPSPPPVYISMDFTDVDLPVLIKFISEQTKKNFIFDERVQGKITIISPRRITLDEAYNVFLSVLHVKGFATVEQDNTIKIIPISSARQENLPTETDGSREPGAKIITRLIPLQYVDVAEIVTLLTPLVSKDGLLTSFPASNTLIIIDSRSNIDRVMRILAEIDREGTGNTLHIVALKNASVTEIAKTLDSLYQEVATPQVVGRGVRAVRPGRARGNAPKFIPDTRTNILLILAGKDAIDDILDLIAKLDIPTPENTGKINVYYLENADAEEVAKVLANLTEKRPGAAAPAPGQPATIRGVITAELEGGVKITADKATNSLIIIASLNDYQTLVEVIKKLDIRRRQVYVEALIMEISLDKARDLGVEFRGAAETRNNGAVLGGTNFNFAGNLNELLASLATGNPLLFSGTGFIAAGIAGNVKLPDGTEIPAITAVLRAAQTRDNVNVLSSPHLLTLDNKEAEIIVAENVPFITSQSRDTTNLANVINTVERKDVGIILRITPHIHESEYVNLEIYQESSAVKGDSLLATSTVGPTTTKRSAKTSVLVKNSETVVLGGMMQETVNNSESKIPLLGDIPLLGHLFKFSSVSRKKTNLLIFLTPHIIRNPEEMGRMTNEHQRKMDDFIEQHKGEVERILPEKKPTEAK, via the coding sequence CCCCTCCGCCTTCCCCGCCCCCGGTATACATTTCCATGGACTTCACCGACGTCGATCTCCCCGTGCTCATCAAGTTCATCAGCGAGCAGACCAAAAAGAACTTCATCTTCGACGAACGCGTCCAGGGGAAGATCACGATCATCTCGCCCCGGCGAATCACCCTGGACGAGGCCTACAACGTCTTCCTGTCCGTCCTCCACGTCAAGGGGTTCGCCACCGTGGAGCAGGACAACACCATCAAGATCATCCCGATCAGCAGCGCCCGGCAGGAGAACCTGCCGACGGAGACGGACGGGAGCCGGGAGCCCGGGGCAAAGATCATCACAAGGCTGATCCCCCTTCAGTACGTCGACGTCGCGGAGATCGTCACCCTGCTGACTCCGCTCGTATCCAAGGACGGTCTGCTCACCTCATTTCCCGCCTCCAACACCCTGATCATCATCGACTCCCGGTCGAACATCGACCGGGTCATGCGGATCCTCGCGGAAATCGACCGGGAGGGGACGGGAAACACGCTCCATATCGTCGCGCTGAAAAACGCCTCCGTCACGGAGATCGCCAAGACGCTCGATTCCCTCTATCAGGAGGTCGCGACCCCCCAGGTGGTCGGCCGCGGCGTCCGGGCCGTTCGTCCGGGCAGGGCACGCGGAAACGCCCCGAAGTTCATCCCCGACACCCGCACGAACATCCTGCTCATTCTCGCGGGGAAGGATGCGATCGACGACATCCTGGACCTGATCGCCAAACTGGACATCCCGACCCCGGAGAACACGGGAAAGATCAACGTGTACTACCTGGAGAACGCGGACGCAGAGGAGGTCGCCAAGGTTCTCGCCAATCTCACCGAGAAGCGGCCTGGCGCGGCCGCCCCGGCCCCCGGGCAGCCCGCCACGATCCGGGGGGTCATCACCGCGGAACTCGAAGGGGGGGTAAAGATCACGGCGGACAAGGCCACGAACTCCCTCATCATCATCGCCTCGCTCAACGACTACCAGACCCTCGTCGAAGTCATCAAGAAACTCGACATCCGCCGGCGGCAGGTCTACGTGGAGGCGCTGATCATGGAGATCAGCCTGGACAAGGCGCGCGACCTGGGCGTCGAGTTCCGCGGCGCGGCCGAAACCCGCAACAACGGCGCCGTTCTCGGGGGAACGAACTTCAACTTCGCGGGCAATCTGAACGAGCTGCTGGCTTCCCTGGCCACCGGGAACCCGCTGCTGTTTTCCGGCACCGGGTTCATCGCGGCAGGAATCGCGGGCAACGTCAAGCTTCCGGATGGAACGGAGATCCCCGCCATCACGGCGGTTCTGCGGGCCGCGCAGACCCGCGACAACGTGAACGTTCTCTCCTCCCCTCACCTGTTGACGCTGGACAACAAGGAGGCGGAGATCATCGTCGCCGAGAACGTCCCGTTCATCACCAGCCAGTCCCGCGACACGACGAACCTCGCCAACGTCATCAACACGGTCGAACGGAAGGACGTCGGGATCATCCTCCGGATCACGCCGCACATCCACGAGAGCGAGTACGTGAACCTCGAGATCTACCAGGAATCGTCCGCCGTCAAGGGGGACTCCCTGCTGGCGACCTCCACGGTGGGCCCCACGACGACGAAACGGTCCGCCAAGACCAGCGTTCTCGTCAAGAACAGCGAGACCGTGGTTCTGGGCGGGATGATGCAGGAGACGGTCAACAACAGCGAGTCGAAGATTCCGCTCCTGGGGGACATCCCTCTCCTGGGGCACCTCTTCAAGTTCTCCTCGGTCAGCCGGAAAAAGACGAACCTGCTCATCTTTTTGACCCCGCACATCATCAGGAACCCGGAAGAGATGGGGCGGATGACCAACGAACACCAGAGGAAGATGGACGATTTCATCGAGCAGCACAAGGGGGAGGTGGAGAGGATCCTCCCCGAGAAGAAGCCGACGGAGGCGAAGTGA